From one Neofelis nebulosa isolate mNeoNeb1 chromosome 4, mNeoNeb1.pri, whole genome shotgun sequence genomic stretch:
- the MON1A gene encoding vacuolar fusion protein MON1 homolog A isoform X1: MAADMQRKRSSECPDGTLAPSDGQSMERAESPTPGLAQGMEPGAGQEGAMFVHARSYEDLTESEDGAASGDSPKEGVGGPPPLPADMRQISQDFSELSTQLTGVARDLQEEMLPGSSEDWPEPSGAAGRPATEPPREGTGEGDEEEAAEAWRLHQKHVFVLSEAGKPVYSRYGSEEALSSTMGVMVALVSFLEADKNAIRSIHADGYKVVFVRRSPLVLVAVARTRQSAQELAQELLYIYYQILSLLTGAQLSHIFQQKQNYDLRRLLSGSERITDNLLQLMARDPSFLMGAARCLPLAAAVRDAVSTSLQQARARSLVFSILLARNQLVALVRRKDQFLHPIDLHLLFNLISSSSSFREGEAWTPVCLPKFNAAGFFHAHISYLEPDTDLCLLLVSTDREDFFAVSDCRRRFQERLRKRGAHLALREALRTPYYSVAQVGIPDLRHFLYKSKSSGLFTSPEIEAPYTSEEEQERLLGLYQYLHSRAHNASRPLKTIYYTGPNENLLAWVTGAFELYMCYSPLGTKASAVSAIHKLMRWIRKEEDRLFILTPLTY; encoded by the exons ATGGCTGCTGACAtgcagaggaagaggagcagTGAATGCCCCGATGGCACCCTGGCTCCTTCTGATGGGCAGAGTATGGAGAGAGCTGAGAGCCCCACACCAGGACTGGCTCAGGGAATGGAGCCAG GTGCTGGGCAGGAGGGTGCCATGTTCGTCCATGCCCGTTCCTATGAGGACCTGACTGAATCGGAGGATGGGGCAGCTTCTGGGGACAGCCCCAAGGAGGGTGTTGGGGGTCCTCCACCACTGCCTGCAGACATGCGACAGATCAGCCAGGACTTCAGCGAGCTGAGCACCCAACTGACGGGTGTGGCCCGAGACCTGCAGGAGGAGATGCTGCCAGGAAGCTCTGAGGACTGGCCAGAGCCTTCAGGGGCAGCTGGGCGGCCAGCCACAGAACCCCCCAGGGAGGGCACAGGCGAGGGGGATGAGGAGGAGGCTGCTGAGGCATGGCGACTGCACCAGAAGCACGTCTTTGTGCTGAGCGAGGCGGGGAAGCCTGTGTACTCCCGCTATGGGTCAGAGGAGGCACTTTCCAGCACCATGGGTGTCATGGTGGCCCTGGTGTCCTTCCTGGAGGCAGACAAGAACGCCATTCGTTCTATCCACGCAG ATGGCTACAAGGTAGTATTCGTGCGCCGGAGCCCACTGGTGTTGGTGGCAGTGGCGCGCACGCGGCAATCGGCGCAGGAACTGGCGCAGGAGCTGCTCTACATCTACTACCAGATCCTGAGCCTTCTTACCGGTGCCCAGCTGAGCCACATCTTCCAGCAGAAGCAGAACTACGACCTGCGGCGCCTGCTCTCGGGCTCGGAGCGCATCACCGACAACCTGCTGCAGCTCATGGCGCGAGACCCCAGCTTCCTCATGGGGGCAGCGCGCTGCTTGCCCCTGGCTGCGGCCGTGCGCGACGCGGTGAGTACCAGCCTGCAGCAGGCGCGAGCGCGCAGCCTCGTCTTCTCCATCCTGCTGGCACGCAACCAGCTGGTGGCGCTCGTGCGCCGCAAGGACCAATTCCTGCACCCTATCGACCTGCACCTGCTCTTCAATCTCATAAGTTCCTCCTCATCCTTCCGTGAGGGAGAAGCCTGGACGCCTGTGTGCCTACCCAAATTTAATGCAGCCGGCTTCTTCCACGCACACATCTCTTACCTGGAGCCTGACACCGACCTCTGCTTGTTGCTCGTCTCCACCGACCGGGAGGACTTCTTTGCAGTCTCTGACTGCCGCCGCCGCTTTCAGGAGCGCCTGCGGAAGCGTGGAGCCCACCTGGCGCTGCGGGAGGCACTGCGCACGCCCTACTACAGTGTTGCCCAAGTGGGCATCCCGGACCTGCGCCACTTCCTCTATAAATCAAAGAGCTCGGGACTCTTCACCAG CCCTGAGATTGAGGCCCCGTACACCAGTGAAGAGGAGCAGGAGCGGCTGCTGGGCCTCTACCAATACCTGCACAGCCGGGCCCACAATGCCTCCCGCCCACTCAAGACCATCTACTACACGGGCCCCAATGAGAACCTCCTGGCCTGG GTGACAGGTGCCTTTGAGCTCTACATGTGCTACAGCCCCCTGGGGACCAAGGCATCTGCCGTCAGTGCCATCCATAAGCTGATGCGCTGGATCCGCAAAGAAGAAGATCGCCTCTTCATCCTCACACCCCTCACCTACTGA
- the MON1A gene encoding vacuolar fusion protein MON1 homolog A isoform X2 translates to MAADMQRKRSSECPDGTLAPSDGQSMERAESPTPGLAQGMEPDGYKVVFVRRSPLVLVAVARTRQSAQELAQELLYIYYQILSLLTGAQLSHIFQQKQNYDLRRLLSGSERITDNLLQLMARDPSFLMGAARCLPLAAAVRDAVSTSLQQARARSLVFSILLARNQLVALVRRKDQFLHPIDLHLLFNLISSSSSFREGEAWTPVCLPKFNAAGFFHAHISYLEPDTDLCLLLVSTDREDFFAVSDCRRRFQERLRKRGAHLALREALRTPYYSVAQVGIPDLRHFLYKSKSSGLFTSPEIEAPYTSEEEQERLLGLYQYLHSRAHNASRPLKTIYYTGPNENLLAWVTGAFELYMCYSPLGTKASAVSAIHKLMRWIRKEEDRLFILTPLTY, encoded by the exons ATGGCTGCTGACAtgcagaggaagaggagcagTGAATGCCCCGATGGCACCCTGGCTCCTTCTGATGGGCAGAGTATGGAGAGAGCTGAGAGCCCCACACCAGGACTGGCTCAGGGAATGGAGCCAG ATGGCTACAAGGTAGTATTCGTGCGCCGGAGCCCACTGGTGTTGGTGGCAGTGGCGCGCACGCGGCAATCGGCGCAGGAACTGGCGCAGGAGCTGCTCTACATCTACTACCAGATCCTGAGCCTTCTTACCGGTGCCCAGCTGAGCCACATCTTCCAGCAGAAGCAGAACTACGACCTGCGGCGCCTGCTCTCGGGCTCGGAGCGCATCACCGACAACCTGCTGCAGCTCATGGCGCGAGACCCCAGCTTCCTCATGGGGGCAGCGCGCTGCTTGCCCCTGGCTGCGGCCGTGCGCGACGCGGTGAGTACCAGCCTGCAGCAGGCGCGAGCGCGCAGCCTCGTCTTCTCCATCCTGCTGGCACGCAACCAGCTGGTGGCGCTCGTGCGCCGCAAGGACCAATTCCTGCACCCTATCGACCTGCACCTGCTCTTCAATCTCATAAGTTCCTCCTCATCCTTCCGTGAGGGAGAAGCCTGGACGCCTGTGTGCCTACCCAAATTTAATGCAGCCGGCTTCTTCCACGCACACATCTCTTACCTGGAGCCTGACACCGACCTCTGCTTGTTGCTCGTCTCCACCGACCGGGAGGACTTCTTTGCAGTCTCTGACTGCCGCCGCCGCTTTCAGGAGCGCCTGCGGAAGCGTGGAGCCCACCTGGCGCTGCGGGAGGCACTGCGCACGCCCTACTACAGTGTTGCCCAAGTGGGCATCCCGGACCTGCGCCACTTCCTCTATAAATCAAAGAGCTCGGGACTCTTCACCAG CCCTGAGATTGAGGCCCCGTACACCAGTGAAGAGGAGCAGGAGCGGCTGCTGGGCCTCTACCAATACCTGCACAGCCGGGCCCACAATGCCTCCCGCCCACTCAAGACCATCTACTACACGGGCCCCAATGAGAACCTCCTGGCCTGG GTGACAGGTGCCTTTGAGCTCTACATGTGCTACAGCCCCCTGGGGACCAAGGCATCTGCCGTCAGTGCCATCCATAAGCTGATGCGCTGGATCCGCAAAGAAGAAGATCGCCTCTTCATCCTCACACCCCTCACCTACTGA